One part of the Nematostella vectensis chromosome 8, jaNemVect1.1, whole genome shotgun sequence genome encodes these proteins:
- the LOC116608473 gene encoding intracellular protein transport protein USO1 translates to MDRHTCFCEASDSINACYHRGAAENDCHHHHHDVSHNGHRHNDEVSHNGSHHYYQHSDRAEGCCHDDVDDECLYKACLDTDSSCQQDTRREELAGRCHHDTPREDFASYSHGYGSTNNINKSRYRKLLQEKEELERSYERESRERESSKERLQREYEEKIAYEDKFNQLSNTLARYENELMSLRLENNELVGQFDRLRTVIGTRGSLDKEVSVDRGLSLVHANTSRDDDVGEHETSRSTNTNPGDEELSILAKENEIFKELIKIIDQRERQSDAPEIPHVGKNVDEVNRLQEENSKLKTKLHEAEKKYRDQQTTLEDLRLDHEEETRKFKKEIAKLEDNERSKTRLLEYHKHEILQMKTNHNEVIQSLENRIEEELSIKSDIQTHVHTLERNIQALEEERKELVSRFEQLYKKEDEIVSSRNVLEERYTIEINELRTRLEQEVQAKMEITKEMTLVMSEVVDLRNHSVAMKTAYQNGIEKISAEGEETMREKLNKESTKRQNLEEEIRKLQLQVCSQGGEKESDRLQKKIRSLEKTISQMIDENDNLRRHEKKLKDLEVNNRELQENVGNLSSRNEEMIRKQKSLLKEIDTSSTSLNDLTEKNRRLLAEIDKMSGKIRRMEDAFREEKRELVSLYEREKASEIYKLKQEKEETERQLDEQMRVKRRLESEIHDLKLRGNNKYGDNQTNSPINTLQSQIDELERCLEKAKNGYEDQLKSLSEEKKKMHEEFEKEKEQLHKVFEMKRRNIGQSTFQGISPNMAAHVLPNTVTTGHSLPNMAAACSAPIASLMDTTTAQTIASLQEEIKGLQTERNEMKRRVEDLEKRPGRTGQRSSRNDDKAKDPRKKLVRFDDEVSKEEDSSSSSSSSESESESESESERENENKTKSDKTCADLKARVKELEKELKLQKKRFDSERNSLLLKLKQYQGGLSMNDKESLLVTIKSLKHHLHHLKHERQVLVSKLKLERRETITRVEAKENELHSKRQELEMKASEADKSKNVIKELTQQVMTYEKRMNEIETKFSSEILILEENFNQQKIRLSNSIGEAEEKLRVKLETRYNNSLRKQKDKYEETFKELRKEIQCLQEQRRQIQAKLTTYESKKSGIRSQEASQVSNKELYYQVESEFVKRHKQEILDLQTTVDTLQEQIKHLNDEKNDIRRSYKREMDEMGTEFEGEKRRLEYRFRREISDLRDQLELLSFDGGLNRVPKSPRRHTRRINDEKTQEGALKHANLSLEHKNTELEGDISSLNRRITELESLNLSTNKQNKSLGQSRPLNRFSSISLTNLSSGGYNNSSLRSISSGYHANSSLRGMTSGNHGDSSLRVHSFGNHDNSSLRRISSGYHGDSSLRVHSSGNHDNTSLSGVSSGSHGNFSGNGIYRSQSTSNLSHGNHGSTTTRNMSSGIQSNLAFGRLSNGFHENQSFGGHGNQALSSGSVEIKGYSSSNMRSRDAEASVIGGKYASFRGSGHMSSAGILETTAGFAGQPAGLYRSNSLGYSKGGASFGFA, encoded by the exons ATGGACCGCCACACTTGCTTCTGTGAAGCAAGTGATTCCATTAATGCATGTTATCATCGCGGTGCCGCGGAAAATGactgccatcatcatcatcatgatgtGTCACACAATGGCCATCGTCATAATGATGAGGTGTCACACAATGGaagtcatcattattatcaacaTTCAGACAGAGCGGAAGGATGTTGCCATGATGATGTTGACGACGAATGTCTATACAAGGCATGCCTGGATACTGACTCCTCCTGTCAACAAGACACGCGAAGAGAAGAGTTGGCCGGTCGTTGTCATCATGATACGCCAAGAGAAGACTTTGCCAGTTATTCCCATGGCTATGGATCTAcaaacaacatcaacaaatCACGATACAGGAAGCTTTTACAAGAAAAAGAGGAACTGGAAAGATCTTACGAAAGAGAGAGCCGGGAAAGAGAATCCTCGAAGGAAAGACTTCAGCGTGAGTATGAGGAGAAAATAGCTTACGAGGATAAGTTCAACCAGCTAAGCAATACATTGGCCAGGTATGAAAACGAGTTGATGTCCCTTCGCCTGGAAAACAACGAGCTCGTGGGTCAATTTGATCGACTCAGAACAGTCATTGGCACCAGAGGATCTCTTGATAAAGAGGTATCGGTTGACAGAGGTCTGTCACTCGTGCACGCGAATACCTCGCGCGATGATGATGTGGGTGAGCATGAGACAAGTCGATCTACCAACACAAACCCTGGTGATGAGGAGCTTTCCATCTTAGCCAAAGAAAACGAGATCTTTAAAGAGCTTATAAAGATCATCGATCAACGTGAGAGGCAGAGCGATGCTCCAGAAATTCCACATGTAGGAAAGAACGTAGACGAAGTTAACCGCCTTCAGGAAGAGAACTCAAAGCTGAAAACCAAGCTACACGAGGCAGAGAAGAAATATCGGGACCAGCAAACCACTCTAGAGGATCTCAGACTTGACCACGAGGAAGAGACGAGGAAATTCAAGAAGGAGATTGCCAAGCTAGAAGACAACGAGCGCTCTAAGACACGGCTTTTGGAATATCACAAACACGAGATACTGCAGATGAAGACTAATCATAACGAAGTGATTCAAAGCTTAGAAAACAGAATAGAAGAAGAACTATCAATTAAATCTGATATTCAGACGCATGTTCATACACTAGAGAGAAATATTCAAGCTCTTGAAGAGGAAAGAAAGGAATTGGTGTCAAGGTTTGagcagttgtacaagaaagaAGATGAAATTGTTTCCTCTAGGAACGTTCTAGAGGAGAGGTATACGATTGAGATCAACGAGCTTCGAACTCGTTTAGAACAGGAAGTCCAAGCAAAAATGGAGATAACTAAGGAGATGACACTGGTAATGAGCGAAGTTGTGGATCTTAGAAATCATTCTGTCGCGATGAAAACTGCTTACCAGAACGGCATCGAGAAGATTTCAGCAGAAGGGGAAGAAACCATGAGAGAAAAGCTGAATAAAGAAAGTACTAAGCGTCAGAACTTAGAAGAAGAAATTCGAAAGTTACAGCTACAGGTCTGCTCACAAGGTGGCGAAAAGGAAAGTGATAGGCTACAAAAGAAGATTAGATCCCTTGAAAAGACCATTTCACAAATGATTGATGAGAACGACAACTTGAGGCGCCATGAGAAGAAGCTCAAAGATTTGGAGGTCAATAACCGCGAATTGCAGGAAAACGTCGGTAACCTTTCGTCAAGAAATGAGGAAATGATTCGGAAGCAAAAGTCCCTGTTGAAAGAAATCGATACTTCCTCTACATCACTGAATGATCTAACAGAAAAAAACCGAAGACTGTTAGCTGAGATCGATAAGATGTCGGGTAAAATACGTAGGATGGAGGACGCTTTTCGTGAGGAAAAAAGGGAACTCGTCAGCTTATACGAGAGGGAGAAGGCATCGGAGATTTACAAATTGAAACAAGAGAAAGAAGAAACAGAGCGGCAACTTGACGAACAGATGCGAGTGAAGAGAAGACTCGAGAGCGAGATTCATGACCTCAAGCTTCGGGGTAATAACAAATACGGGGACAACCAGACAAACAGTCCAATAAACACTTTACAAAGCCAGATTGATGAGCTTGAGAGGTGTTTAGAGAAGGCGAAGAACGGTTATGAAGATCAGCTAAAATCTCTTAGtgaagagaagaaaaagatgCACGAAGagtttgaaaaagaaaaggaacaATTACACAAGGTATTCGAGATGAAAAGACGGAACATCGGCCAATCGACTTTTCAGGGAATATCACCAAATATGGCAGCTCATGTTTTACCAAATACGGTAACAACGGGACATTCATTACCAAATATGGCTGCGGCTTGCTCAGCGCCCATCGCGTCTCTGATGGATACCACGACAGCCCAAACTATAGCAAGCTTACAGGAGGAGATCAAGGGCCTTCAGACGGAgagaaatgaaatgaaaagaaGAGTGGAGGATTTGGAGAAGAGACCTGGTCGCACAGGGCAACGGTCCAGTCGTAATGATGATAAGGCGAAGGACCCGAGAAAGAAACTTGTTCGTTTTGATGATGAGGTTTCCAAGGAGGAAGACTCGAGTTCATCTAGTTCAAGCTCGGAAAGCGAATCCGAAAGTGAATCCGAAAGTGAAAGAGagaatgaaaacaaaactAAATCTGACAAGACTTGTGCTGACCTTAAAGCCAGAGTGAAGGAGCTTGAAAAGGAACTCAAGTTGCAAAAGAAGAGATTTGATTCTGAGAGAAACAGTCTTCTGTTAAAACTGAAACAGTATCAAGGAGGACTATCTATGAATGACAAGGAGTCCTTACTGGTGACGATAAAATCCCTCAAgcaccatcttcatcatcttAAGCACGAAAGGCAAGTCTTGGTAAGTAAACTAAAGCTCGAACGGAGGGAAACTATAACCAGAGTTGAAGCGAAGGAAAACGAGTTGCATTCGAAAAGGCAAGAACTGGAAATGAAAGCAAGTGAGGCGGACAAGTCAAAGAATGTTATAAAGGAGCTTACCCAGCAAGTAATGACCTACGAAAAAAGAATGAATGAGATTGAGACGAAGTTCAGCTCCGAGATTTTGATCTTGGAAGAGAATTTCAACCAGCAAAAGATACGTCTATCAAACAGCATAGGTGAAGCAGAGGAAAAACTCAGGGTGAAGCTGGAGACTAGGTATAATAACTCGCTAAGAAAACAAAAGGACAAGTACGAGGAGACTTTCAAAGAACTTCGCAAAGAGATCCAATGTTTGCAGGAGCAGCGGCGACAGATTCAAGCCAAGTTGACGACTTACGAGTCTAAAAAGTCTGGTATAAGATCACAGGAAGCATCGCAGGTGAGCAACAAGGAGCTCTATTACCAAGTGGAGTCAGAATTTGTCAAACGCCACAAGCAAGAGATCTTAGACTTACAAACCACTGTGGATACACTTCAGGAGCAGATCAAACACCTGAATGACGAGAAGAACGACATAAGAAGGAGCTATAAGCGGGAGATGGATGAGATGGGGACTGAGTTTGAGGGTGAAAAGCGACGACTTGAGTATCGCTTCCGCCGAGAAATCAGTGATCTCAGGGATCAGTTGGAGCTGCTATCATTTGATGGAGGGCTGAACAGGGTGCCAAAG AGCCCACGGAGGCACACACGGCGTATAAATGACGAAAAGACCCAGGAAGGAGCCTTGAAGCACGCCAACCTTTCTCTCGAGCACAAGAACACGGAGCTTGAAGGAGACATCAGCTCATTGAATCGGCGGATCACAGAACTGGAGTCGCTGAATCTTTCGACGAACAAG CAAAACAAGTCCCTGGGACAATCACGCCCACTCAATCGGTTCTCTTCAATATCGCTGACGAACCTATCATCTGGGGGCTACAATAACTCATCGTTAAGAAGTATATCATCTGGTTACCATGCCAACTCGTCGTTAAGAGGAATGACGTCCGGTAACCATGGCGACTCTTCACTGAGAGTCCATTCATTTGGTAACCATGACAACTCGTCGTTGAGAAGAATATCTTCTGGTTACCATGGCGACTCTTCGCTGAGAGTCCATTCATCTGGTAACCATGACAACACGTCGTTGAGTGGAGTTTCATCTGGTAGCCATGGAAACTTTTCGGGGAATGGTATCTATCGAAGTCAGTCAACTTCAAATTTATCCCACGGTAACCACGGAAGCACGACCACTAGAAACATGTCTTCTGGTATCCAAAGCAACCTAGCCTTTGGTAGGTTGTCAAACGGATTCCATGAGAACCAGTCCTTTGGTGGTCATGGCAACCAAGCTCTAAGCAGTGGTTCTGTTGAGATCAAAGGCTACTCGTCAAGTAATATGCGAAGCAGAGATGCTGAGGCCAGCGTAATAGGCGGGAAGTATGCGTCGTTTAGGGGTTCGGGTCACATGTCTTCAGCAGGAATCCTCGAGACCACCGCGGGATTTGCGGGACAGCCCGCGGGACTGTACCGCAGCAATAGCTTGGGTTACAGTAAAGGCGGGGCGTCGTTTGGGTTTGCGTGA
- the LOC5501356 gene encoding QRFP-like peptide receptor codes for MEETNLSSNASHTVFFEMIHEPFPVRVIRLALFGVLFLMAVVGNACVFTATLRNKKLQTFSYSLITCLSVADFTSVLGLPFTLVSSQLGSNWIFGSFLCTLLNPTQVMCGVVTTNVHMSVAVERYMSVIYPFKGKPKGKRKYAVLALIWITAVLCAMPAFLNNKVVIYNTNTGRTLNLCVEEFDSYKSRTIYSLFLLSVNYGTPVLIMAVLYARVILRLRQRSKLRHCMRRHSTNKRRQTIVERKFIKMTFMIMVLFVMCYLPYQIVFLLIHFDVVPGLAYGFLLYDYAYLVTWLPNAINPICYGAMDRLYAKAFRLALGCLVNRTNKLTSSLRMSSYLIKKGSKEKEGSDG; via the coding sequence ATGGAAGAAACGAATCTCTCCTCGAATGCATCGCACACCGTATTCTTTGAAATGATACACGAGCCTTTCCCGGTCCGCGTGATCCGTTTAGCACTTTTCGGGGTGCTTTTTCTAATGGCTGTTGTAGGGAACGCCTGTGTCTTCACTGCGACTTTGAGGAACAAGAAGCTACAAACATTTAGCTATAGCTTGATAACGTGCCTTTCGGTAGCGGATTTCACAAGCGTTCTTGGCCTTCCGTTTACTTTGGTTAGTTCTCAGCTTGGCTCCAATTGGATTTTCGGCAGTTTTCTGTGTACCCTTTTGAACCCAACGCAAGTTATGTGCGGTGTGGTGACCACTAATGTCCACATGTCTGTGGCCGTGGAACGCTACATGTCAGTTATATATCCCTTTAAGGGAAAGCCTAAAGGAAAGAGGAAGTATGCCGTACTAGCGTTGATATGGATTACTGCGGTATTATGTGCGATGCCGGCATTTTTGAACAATAAAGTCGTCATCTACAACACTAACACCGGCCGCACACTGAATTTATGCGTGGAGGAGTTTGATTCGTACAAGTCACGGACAATTTATTCGCTGTTCTTACTCTCCGTAAATTACGGTACTCCTGTGCTAATCATGGCGGTACTGTATGCTAGAGTGATATTAAGATTACGGCAAAGGAGCAAATTACGACATTGTATGAGAAGACACTCAACCAACAAGAGACGACAAACTATCGTAGAGAGAAAATTCATCAAAATGACTTTCATGATAATGGTCCTCTTTGTCATGTGTTATCTTCCTTATCAGATAGTGTTCCTTTTGATACATTTTGATGTGGTGCCGGGCTTAGCTTATGGCTTTCTGCTGTACGATTACGCCTATCTTGTCACCTGGTTACCAAATGCTATCAACCCCATTTGCTACGGCGCAATGGATAGGTTGTACGCCAAGGCCTTCCGTTTAGCGCTTGGATGTCTAGTGAACAGAACTAACAAGCTCACTTCTTCTCTCAGAATGTCATcatatttaattaaaaaaggaAGTAAGGAGAAAGAAGGAAGCGATGGGTAG